Genomic window (bacterium):
GTCCATTTCCTTTCTATTTTTTCCATTATATCACGGAGATTTGGACAATCCAGACAAAAGATTACCCGTCCATAAAACGGAACTTTGTTCATAAATGTAAGAAATGCAAGTTTAATTTCATCTAAATCCTTATAAAAATCAAGGTGTTCACGGTCAATATTAGTTACAACAGAGATGATGGGCGAAAGTTTTAAGAAACTTCCATCACTTTCATCTGTTTCTGCAACCATATATTCAGAATTACCCAATCGGGCATTACTTCCAATATCGTTAAATCTGCCGCCAACGACAACAGTTGGGTCGAATTCGGCTTTAGTTAAAATTAATGAAATCATTGAGGTTGTGGTTGTTTTGCCATGTGCGCCGGCAATGGCAATCCCATATTTAAGCCGCATCAACTCGGCAAGCATCTCCGCACGAGGGATAACTGGTATTCGCTTAGATTTAGCATACGCTACCTCCACATTATCCTCACTAACCGCAGAAGAATAAACTACAACATCTACATCTTTAATATTATTAGCATTATGTCCATAATATATTTTTCCACCTAACATTTCAAGCCTTTTCGTGGTATCACCGGGATGAATATCTGACCCACTTACCTGGCATTTCAGATTTAACAACACCTCAGCAATACCACTCATACCACTACCACCGATACCAATTAAATGTATATGTTGGCCTTGTTTAAACATCCTTGCTACCTCTTTTGTGTAAAAATATTTCTTATATAACAATTTCTTTTACAAATGATGTTATATATTCTTTAAATAAAG
Coding sequences:
- a CDS encoding Mur ligase domain-containing protein; this encodes MFKQGQHIHLIGIGGSGMSGIAEVLLNLKCQVSGSDIHPGDTTKRLEMLGGKIYYGHNANNIKDVDVVVYSSAVSEDNVEVAYAKSKRIPVIPRAEMLAELMRLKYGIAIAGAHGKTTTTSMISLILTKAEFDPTVVVGGRFNDIGSNARLGNSEYMVAETDESDGSFLKLSPIISVVTNIDREHLDFYKDLDEIKLAFLTFMNKVPFYGRVIFCLDCPNLRDIMEKIERKWT